A genomic region of Castor canadensis chromosome 16, mCasCan1.hap1v2, whole genome shotgun sequence contains the following coding sequences:
- the LOC109692352 gene encoding pterin-4-alpha-carbinolamine dehydratase 2 isoform X9, with translation MILAFGFMSRVALQAEKMNHHPEWANVYNKVQITLTSHDCGGLTKRDVRLAKFIEKAAASV, from the exons GCTTTTGGTTTCATGTCTCGAGTTGCTCTCCAAGCTGAGAAGATGAACCATCACCCAGAATGGGCCAATGTGTACAACAAG gtCCAGATAACGCTCACCTCACATGACTGTGGCGGCTTGACCAAAAGAGATGTGAGACTGGCCAAGTTTATTGAAAAAGCAGCTGCTTCTGTGTGA
- the LOC109692352 gene encoding pterin-4-alpha-carbinolamine dehydratase 2 isoform X10: protein MSRVALQAEKMNHHPEWANVYNKVQITLTSHDCGGLTKRDVRLAKFIEKAAASV, encoded by the exons ATGTCTCGAGTTGCTCTCCAAGCTGAGAAGATGAACCATCACCCAGAATGGGCCAATGTGTACAACAAG gtCCAGATAACGCTCACCTCACATGACTGTGGCGGCTTGACCAAAAGAGATGTGAGACTGGCCAAGTTTATTGAAAAAGCAGCTGCTTCTGTGTGA